In Bacillus thuringiensis, a genomic segment contains:
- a CDS encoding AAA family ATPase, whose product MGKIIGIYGVQRGLGTTTIGQSLAKVIGESNSKVLYLELDYLNATFAHKTSISNPERNMELFMEKAILEGRFDIQKYILKKNEVREGKRFSWFPSNMELLTFSNDFAEESFPRFKTNVETLVEKFSNDFISKLKALDYDYVILQLPNQIENVFGLPMLSKCDSVVSILTGNPIVLSRYKNITNVFEKANLQHKEWVHVFNLCSNKIDEEDYKMLVDFEVTACIPYDPERAEIEFSLQLGSETIDEYMKNIARKLGCFIRNEQNGFRLFKSK is encoded by the coding sequence ATGGGAAAAATTATAGGTATATATGGTGTGCAAAGGGGATTAGGCACAACAACAATCGGTCAATCATTAGCAAAAGTTATAGGTGAATCTAATTCAAAGGTACTGTATTTAGAATTAGATTATTTAAATGCTACATTTGCACATAAAACATCAATATCTAATCCAGAAAGAAATATGGAATTGTTTATGGAAAAGGCCATTCTAGAAGGAAGATTTGATATTCAAAAGTATATCTTGAAAAAAAATGAGGTTAGAGAGGGAAAGAGATTTTCCTGGTTTCCGAGTAATATGGAATTATTGACTTTCAGCAATGATTTTGCGGAAGAGAGCTTTCCTCGTTTCAAAACAAATGTAGAAACTTTAGTAGAGAAGTTCAGTAATGATTTTATTAGTAAATTAAAGGCACTAGATTATGATTATGTAATACTTCAGTTGCCTAATCAAATAGAAAATGTTTTTGGATTACCTATGTTAAGTAAATGTGATAGTGTAGTCAGTATTTTAACAGGAAATCCAATTGTTTTATCAAGATACAAGAACATAACAAATGTTTTTGAAAAGGCAAACTTGCAACACAAAGAGTGGGTACATGTATTTAATCTATGTAGCAATAAAATTGATGAAGAGGACTACAAAATGTTAGTTGATTTTGAGGTAACAGCTTGTATTCCTTATGATCCAGAAAGAGCGGAAATAGAGTTTTCACTACAGTTGGGATCAGAAACAATAGATGAATATATGAAAAATATTGCTAGGAAATTAGGGTGCTTTATCAGAAATGAACAAAATGGATTCCGACTTTTCAAAAGTAAATAG
- a CDS encoding CpaF family protein: protein MENVISLEDLGYIPLMPERINIETFIYIIKSGGHTSTTTNKEIPQDLIDTVKKYLLDEHKELIQESFGDEVKKKALWGVVSQFITSQPNIEGFTLEQLAKGIVDAVAGLDVLEAFAEQDTVTDIICNNWDEIWIKDLEKGDYLSNVTFKSKEAYLALCNKFVNASGQTWTHSKPKCDAYFPNMRINLVGFDISKYGVSLAIRIFGKTLRINDEIIVEEGLASKEMLPLFTAMMRSRSRILISGETGTGKTEFMKYLLGKKVKTDKTLVLQDVDEMNLKQIYSKEWNLSTWLTREREDSSTSVTYEDLLSGVVRQTIKIICINELRGREAWGAKKIAETGHGILTSLHSPSAADSVERYSSMCLEAVNISKEYLQQSIALNFDYGMHFELMLDGKRRLTEIVEYIGYENGKLIYTPLYLFNVKEIKEFQDEHDQTKFIINGSHERVGKLSGRMIKELKFKGIKTSELEVTKELPVVKEGEKLIGIS, encoded by the coding sequence ATGGAAAATGTGATTTCTTTAGAAGATTTAGGTTACATACCTTTAATGCCAGAAAGGATTAATATAGAAACGTTTATTTATATCATCAAATCTGGAGGACACACATCTACAACTACTAATAAAGAGATACCTCAAGATTTAATTGATACTGTAAAGAAATATTTATTAGATGAACATAAAGAATTAATTCAAGAATCCTTTGGTGATGAAGTCAAAAAGAAAGCACTATGGGGTGTTGTTTCACAGTTCATTACATCACAGCCTAATATAGAAGGATTTACATTAGAACAACTTGCTAAAGGAATTGTAGACGCCGTAGCGGGTCTTGATGTGTTAGAAGCTTTTGCTGAACAAGACACTGTTACAGATATTATTTGCAATAACTGGGACGAGATTTGGATAAAGGATTTAGAGAAAGGGGATTATCTTTCAAATGTAACCTTTAAAAGTAAAGAAGCGTATCTAGCGTTATGTAATAAATTTGTAAACGCATCTGGTCAAACTTGGACACATAGTAAGCCGAAATGTGATGCCTATTTTCCAAATATGAGAATTAACTTAGTGGGCTTTGATATTTCGAAATATGGTGTTTCGTTAGCGATTCGAATATTTGGTAAGACTTTAAGAATCAATGATGAAATCATAGTTGAAGAAGGTCTTGCAAGTAAAGAGATGCTTCCACTCTTTACAGCGATGATGAGATCGCGTTCAAGAATCCTTATATCTGGAGAAACAGGTACTGGAAAAACGGAATTTATGAAATATCTCTTGGGTAAAAAAGTAAAAACCGATAAAACATTGGTATTACAAGACGTTGATGAAATGAATTTGAAACAAATTTATTCAAAGGAATGGAATTTAAGTACTTGGTTAACCAGGGAAAGAGAAGATTCTTCTACCTCCGTTACTTATGAAGATTTATTATCTGGTGTAGTCAGACAAACTATAAAAATTATATGTATTAACGAGTTAAGAGGGAGAGAAGCTTGGGGGGCAAAGAAAATAGCAGAAACAGGTCATGGGATTCTTACAAGTTTACACTCTCCAAGCGCAGCTGATAGTGTTGAACGCTATTCTAGTATGTGTTTAGAAGCTGTGAATATATCCAAGGAATATTTACAGCAAAGTATTGCTTTGAATTTTGATTACGGTATGCACTTTGAATTAATGTTAGACGGAAAACGAAGACTAACCGAAATTGTGGAGTATATCGGCTATGAAAATGGAAAACTAATTTATACACCTCTATATTTATTTAATGTTAAAGAAATTAAAGAATTCCAGGATGAACATGATCAAACGAAATTTATAATCAATGGTTCCCATGAAAGGGTAGGGAAATTGAGTGGTCGTATGATTAAAGAGCTGAAATTTAAAGGGATTAAAACGTCTGAACTTGAGGTTACAAAAGAACTTCCTGTAGTGAAAGAGGGGGAGAAATTAATTGGGATTTCTTAA
- a CDS encoding type II secretion system F family protein, with translation MGFLNYLPYFLMVVAIFFVVNLGINLIQRRKKGKLIVTNEKDDSKIVKFLKGKGLYKWISPNYILRESKDFNWNLSFRDYQIILIIGTLVGAVALYGFFMSLSTTIFGVLLGVSLPPIIGFYKRKKYEEYVENQLMVYLEAVANAVSTHESMTLAFKSVLPLLQSPIKDDVERCLILYTEDGKSIRDAFHSFVQKYNYKDIKLFHDMLDLISKTGKDTDDILLNIAHEFQDKKIYRAKLKSGMQPQRKTFKQTAIMLASLPVAALAINADDYVVFARTLQGRFILLAIIVVCIFSAFKIEKHSFYDPTEDITKIK, from the coding sequence TTGGGATTTCTTAATTATCTTCCATATTTTTTGATGGTAGTTGCTATATTCTTTGTAGTTAATTTGGGAATCAATTTAATTCAAAGAAGAAAAAAAGGCAAGTTAATTGTTACGAATGAAAAAGATGATAGTAAGATAGTGAAATTTTTAAAGGGAAAAGGATTGTATAAATGGATCAGTCCTAACTATATTCTGAGGGAAAGTAAAGATTTTAATTGGAATTTATCCTTCAGGGATTATCAAATCATACTAATTATAGGGACTCTAGTTGGAGCTGTTGCATTGTATGGTTTTTTTATGTCATTAAGTACAACAATATTCGGGGTATTATTAGGAGTATCTCTTCCGCCAATCATTGGCTTTTATAAGCGTAAGAAATACGAAGAATATGTGGAAAATCAGTTGATGGTTTATTTAGAAGCTGTAGCAAATGCAGTTTCTACACATGAAAGTATGACACTAGCTTTTAAGAGTGTTTTGCCGTTACTACAATCTCCTATAAAAGATGATGTAGAAAGATGCTTAATCTTATACACGGAAGATGGAAAGAGTATTAGAGATGCCTTTCATTCATTCGTACAGAAATATAATTATAAAGATATTAAGCTCTTTCATGATATGTTAGACCTTATTTCAAAAACAGGTAAAGATACGGATGACATACTTTTAAATATTGCACATGAATTTCAAGATAAAAAAATATACCGTGCAAAATTAAAATCAGGTATGCAACCGCAAAGGAAAACATTCAAGCAAACGGCTATCATGCTTGCTTCATTACCGGTTGCAGCCTTGGCGATCAATGCCGATGATTACGTTGTATTTGCAAGGACGTTACAAGGAAGGTTCATTCTTTTAGCAATAATTGTAGTATGCATATTTAGTGCATTTAAGATAGAGAAACATTCTTTCTACGATCCTACAGAAGATATTACAAAAATAAAATAA
- a CDS encoding IS110-like element ISBth13 family transposase, with the protein MFYLGIDIAKHKHYASIIDQTGKPITKPFPFQNHKEGGQALLNWMYQYIESPTEILIGMEATGHYWLAVYSFLLDHGFSVVVLNPIQTNAWRKGTEIRKRKTDAIDATMIADIIRFGRFVETPLVDEKMFALKQMSRFRNALVSNMSDLKRKALVVLDQTFPEYQSIFSDVFGKTSSQILLEYASPSDYEQISIDDLTQIIEQTSRNRLGKKTANKLMELASNSFGVTFCKDAFSFQLKMLMEQIRFIEDQIKECEEEMSQLLIDLDTPIMTIPGVGPILGATILSEIGDIHRFDKPSKLVAYAGIDASVSQSGQFEASGTSISKRGSSHLRRALFQAAITAHKHDPVLKAFYEKKRKQGKHYYVCIGAVARKLCYIIYAILKSNKPYEVPPHTTET; encoded by the coding sequence ATGTTCTATTTAGGTATTGATATCGCTAAACATAAACATTATGCGTCCATTATCGACCAAACTGGAAAACCTATTACTAAGCCATTTCCCTTTCAGAATCATAAAGAAGGCGGACAAGCACTGTTAAATTGGATGTACCAATATATTGAGTCTCCTACAGAAATACTGATTGGAATGGAGGCAACAGGACATTATTGGTTAGCCGTTTATTCTTTTCTACTTGATCATGGCTTCTCAGTCGTTGTATTAAATCCAATTCAAACCAATGCTTGGCGAAAAGGAACAGAAATTAGAAAGCGAAAAACAGACGCCATTGATGCCACTATGATTGCCGATATCATTCGATTCGGCCGTTTTGTTGAAACCCCACTTGTGGACGAGAAAATGTTCGCTCTAAAACAAATGAGCCGCTTTCGTAATGCGCTTGTAAGTAATATGAGTGATTTAAAACGAAAAGCTCTTGTCGTATTAGATCAGACTTTCCCAGAGTACCAAAGCATCTTTTCGGATGTTTTTGGTAAAACTTCTTCGCAAATCTTACTTGAATATGCCTCTCCTAGTGACTATGAACAGATATCTATTGATGATTTAACACAAATAATTGAGCAAACCAGTCGTAATCGACTGGGGAAGAAAACAGCCAACAAGCTAATGGAATTAGCCTCTAATTCGTTTGGTGTTACCTTCTGTAAAGACGCTTTTTCCTTCCAACTAAAAATGTTGATGGAACAAATTCGTTTTATCGAAGATCAAATCAAAGAATGTGAAGAAGAAATGTCACAACTTTTAATTGATTTAGATACTCCTATCATGACAATACCTGGTGTTGGGCCCATTTTAGGAGCCACTATACTAAGTGAAATTGGGGATATTCACCGCTTTGACAAACCATCTAAACTTGTCGCTTACGCAGGCATTGATGCCTCTGTGTCCCAATCTGGACAATTTGAAGCCTCAGGTACGTCTATATCCAAACGTGGTTCTTCTCATTTGCGTAGAGCCTTATTCCAAGCGGCTATTACAGCGCATAAACATGACCCTGTATTAAAAGCTTTTTATGAAAAGAAACGAAAGCAAGGAAAGCACTACTATGTTTGTATAGGGGCGGTAGCTAGAAAGCTGTGTTACATTATCTATGCCATTCTTAAAAGCAATAAGCCTTATGAAGTACCACCTCACACAACAGAAACATGA
- a CDS encoding DUF4320 family protein, producing MQQAVTYVVFFLSLMFIIVFGVEFAGQTVVNVKANEISEYAVSLAERDGGFTPDVIDKVNQKLKDSNMDSKDWKMEYTQGKVQFNQPLTFTIKGKYKYNSFKLLERGIGTFDVSVQSTRSGVGQVYFR from the coding sequence ATGCAACAAGCAGTTACATATGTTGTTTTTTTCTTGTCGTTAATGTTCATTATTGTCTTTGGTGTAGAATTTGCAGGGCAAACAGTTGTTAACGTTAAGGCGAATGAAATTAGTGAATATGCTGTAAGTTTAGCAGAGAGGGATGGGGGCTTTACTCCTGACGTAATCGATAAAGTAAATCAAAAGTTAAAGGATAGTAATATGGATTCTAAAGATTGGAAGATGGAATATACACAAGGAAAAGTACAATTTAATCAACCTCTTACCTTCACTATCAAAGGGAAGTATAAATATAATTCGTTTAAATTACTTGAAAGAGGTATAGGTACCTTTGATGTATCAGTACAAAGTACTCGTTCAGGTGTAGGACAAGTTTATTTTAGATAA
- the fbpA gene encoding Fur-regulated basic protein FbpA — translation MLFLENRTYYEHRKKQLIINQLIDCGFYKDGKRQLYELKLLELEKYLKNIKKERVILHS, via the coding sequence ATGCTTTTTTTAGAAAATCGTACTTATTATGAGCATAGAAAAAAACAGCTTATCATTAATCAGCTAATTGATTGCGGTTTTTACAAGGATGGAAAAAGGCAGCTCTATGAATTAAAGCTTTTGGAATTAGAAAAGTATTTGAAAAACATTAAAAAGGAGAGAGTAATTCTTCATAGCTGA
- a CDS encoding ATP-binding protein produces MASKNKFEKELEKAVLKVLIKHWRFFLLLSGILFVWITRYEISNRLIQIVPIVKRVVHVSLLLLFIGTIFWITRCIVLYRLEKKSYKYVLVIPHMSDDAKVDQLGDMIRQVHGEGRKPLEQLWKGRDWYRLLMYQPEDIDGKSQKVRFYLGGPEENLAYLVKAFRNVYKNAEVIEQNIEDIPFPRNKLFGGAVGGRMKLKTKKSLSLAQYKTDKLPQLISGMEEKTWIDVSFSPDRDYRLTRRIKKEEAELKDRKRIEKDLDVFQKTEAKVLTQRFLGKETAFQVCVSVATEVYPGVRMLKGLGNIIASMMADVNELRYRSFRRSIWRIPIPYYGRMTWTGSELVNLLHLPNIKGDKEDVSENKILYLESGEKMLPEGILSEGLEIGTLVHPLEKNRTVKILNEVFKKMGCIVGTTGAGKSTVAANVLDSAMKLWIENPDDASGFSLFDPTPDLAIVMLNRLLKAELEGAKIPWEKVHFIRFRDTDYPPAINLLHCNPGEDMQTVVDSIFDSIKALVPNPAPQTERILKSIIGTLLCDGSQKHSTLSIISFCTDELFRERVLDGLEGPESTYYRNVWKNEIGNALEDSVQPLLNRLDIFRSSTYLKRIYGQSEFALDIFNWMEKGHIIFYDLSGMANTDIKLTIGYIMNQYHRVVQKRQVGSKLHLTFIDEAHKVQVPILPKIVAEDRKYGLGLWIITQQISGQLDKELTDALTEIGGNFFVCRQGKSSAKTLEGVMQGKFRAEYLQGLPDLHAAIQTQDKFEGEAKNVWCMIKAKPLDRYRPNGKIATYGNDKEIADSNEWTYKKIGELEKRGKSAEEIDREINLFLYGQDITASTKVNLKKEDESLFEKAEKEAAQEESLFEKAEEAAQEESLFEKAEEATQKESLFEKTEEATREESPVIMDMPFPWDMENTDHIFLKEKEEINYPFETGDDDKEKYPVEIKNEELQKVENAESKEEKSIFDF; encoded by the coding sequence GTGGCATCTAAAAATAAGTTTGAAAAAGAACTGGAGAAAGCCGTGTTGAAGGTATTAATAAAACATTGGCGATTTTTCCTATTACTATCCGGTATATTATTTGTTTGGATTACAAGATACGAAATTTCAAATCGATTAATCCAGATTGTGCCAATTGTGAAAAGGGTTGTACATGTTAGTCTACTCCTACTATTTATTGGGACTATATTTTGGATAACTAGATGTATTGTTTTATATAGGCTGGAAAAGAAGTCTTATAAATACGTTTTAGTTATTCCTCATATGTCCGATGATGCTAAAGTAGATCAATTAGGAGATATGATTCGACAAGTGCATGGTGAGGGAAGAAAACCACTAGAACAATTGTGGAAGGGTCGCGATTGGTACAGATTACTTATGTATCAGCCGGAAGATATAGATGGGAAGAGTCAAAAGGTTCGATTTTATTTAGGTGGACCAGAAGAGAATTTAGCTTATTTAGTTAAAGCGTTTCGAAATGTATATAAGAACGCTGAGGTCATAGAACAAAATATAGAAGATATTCCGTTTCCGCGTAATAAATTGTTTGGTGGTGCTGTTGGCGGGAGAATGAAATTAAAGACGAAAAAGTCTTTATCATTAGCCCAGTATAAAACTGATAAACTCCCACAGCTTATAAGTGGAATGGAAGAAAAGACTTGGATTGATGTTTCTTTTTCACCAGATCGAGACTATCGATTAACAAGAAGAATCAAAAAAGAAGAAGCAGAATTAAAGGATCGAAAGAGAATAGAAAAAGATTTAGATGTGTTTCAGAAAACAGAAGCAAAGGTTTTAACGCAACGATTTTTAGGGAAAGAAACAGCGTTTCAAGTTTGTGTTTCTGTAGCGACTGAGGTATATCCTGGTGTCAGAATGCTAAAAGGTTTAGGGAATATCATAGCGAGTATGATGGCTGATGTAAATGAACTTCGTTACCGTTCGTTTCGTCGGTCTATTTGGCGTATCCCAATTCCTTATTACGGGCGTATGACTTGGACTGGATCAGAACTTGTTAATTTGCTTCACCTTCCAAATATCAAAGGTGATAAAGAGGATGTATCTGAAAATAAGATTCTTTATTTAGAAAGTGGAGAGAAAATGTTACCTGAAGGTATTTTATCTGAAGGGTTGGAAATCGGAACGTTAGTTCATCCTCTAGAGAAAAACCGTACAGTAAAGATATTGAATGAAGTGTTTAAAAAAATGGGATGTATAGTTGGAACTACTGGTGCAGGGAAAAGTACTGTAGCAGCTAATGTGCTAGATAGTGCTATGAAACTTTGGATTGAAAATCCAGATGATGCAAGTGGTTTTTCATTGTTTGATCCAACCCCAGATTTGGCAATTGTTATGTTAAATCGACTGTTAAAGGCTGAATTAGAAGGAGCAAAAATACCTTGGGAAAAGGTGCATTTCATTCGTTTTCGAGATACTGATTATCCACCGGCGATTAACTTATTACATTGTAATCCAGGTGAGGATATGCAAACGGTGGTTGACTCCATTTTTGATAGTATTAAAGCTCTTGTTCCAAATCCAGCCCCACAAACGGAGAGAATTCTAAAATCGATTATTGGAACGCTATTATGTGATGGAAGCCAAAAGCATTCTACATTAAGTATTATTTCATTTTGTACAGATGAATTGTTTAGAGAGCGTGTATTAGATGGTTTAGAAGGTCCAGAGTCAACGTACTATAGAAATGTTTGGAAAAATGAAATAGGGAACGCGCTAGAAGATAGTGTGCAGCCTTTGTTGAACCGATTGGATATATTCAGGAGCAGTACATACTTAAAACGTATATACGGGCAATCTGAGTTCGCTTTAGATATCTTTAATTGGATGGAAAAAGGACATATTATCTTTTACGATTTGTCAGGTATGGCGAATACAGATATTAAGTTAACGATTGGCTACATTATGAATCAGTATCACCGTGTTGTGCAAAAAAGACAGGTGGGGTCAAAATTACACCTAACGTTTATAGATGAGGCTCACAAAGTACAAGTTCCAATTCTCCCTAAAATTGTAGCGGAAGACCGGAAGTACGGATTGGGACTTTGGATTATTACGCAGCAAATTTCAGGACAGCTAGATAAGGAATTAACGGATGCTCTTACGGAAATAGGCGGTAATTTCTTTGTTTGTAGACAAGGGAAGTCTTCGGCTAAAACTCTAGAGGGAGTTATGCAAGGGAAATTTCGGGCTGAGTATTTACAAGGGTTACCCGACTTACATGCAGCCATTCAAACGCAAGATAAGTTTGAAGGAGAAGCGAAAAATGTGTGGTGCATGATAAAAGCGAAACCTCTAGACCGCTATAGACCAAATGGCAAGATTGCAACGTATGGAAATGATAAAGAAATTGCTGATTCTAATGAATGGACATACAAAAAAATAGGTGAATTGGAGAAGCGAGGAAAGTCAGCTGAAGAAATAGATCGAGAAATTAACCTTTTCTTATATGGCCAAGACATAACAGCTTCAACTAAAGTGAACTTGAAAAAAGAGGATGAATCACTCTTTGAAAAGGCCGAAAAAGAGGCGGCGCAAGAGGAATCGCTCTTTGAGAAAGCTGAAGAGGCGGCGCAAGAGGAATCGCTCTTTGAGAAAGCTGAAGAGGCGACGCAAAAGGAATCGCTCTTTGAGAAAACCGAAGAGGCGACGCGAGAGGAATCGCCTGTCATTATGGATATGCCTTTTCCCTGGGATATGGAGAACACCGATCATATTTTTTTAAAAGAGAAAGAGGAAATTAATTATCCGTTTGAAACGGGGGATGACGATAAAGAAAAGTATCCCGTTGAAATTAAAAATGAGGAATTACAGAAAGTAGAAAACGCTGAATCAAAAGAAGAAAAAAGTATCTTTGACTTTTGA
- a CDS encoding replication-relaxation family protein, giving the protein MILTTEDEQLLMDIHTHIYLDFEYIRMKNYPNHKEKSVYARLAKLEKENYIKSERHPVASIRGKRRRSGNGSNIYTLDKYGVEMVRELRGEVHWNYKWSNRVATFVYHSLMLAHVECAMLEQSKADIPIGIKEWINEARGTFQYDKNKSAVIRPDGLAVIGLKNRIEGNYGLFLEMERTYGTKEVIEKKLRRYNDFLSREESVKKYDRYAGLTYPIEKWRLIFIAGNEGRQKELLRYMQEMESPQVPVYVVMFEEVLQNPFGAIYRNIENPKEKVRL; this is encoded by the coding sequence ATGATTTTAACCACTGAGGATGAACAATTATTGATGGATATTCATACACATATCTATTTAGATTTTGAATATATTCGTATGAAAAATTATCCTAATCATAAAGAAAAATCCGTCTACGCAAGACTGGCGAAACTAGAGAAAGAAAACTACATCAAAAGTGAAAGACATCCAGTAGCAAGTATTCGTGGGAAGCGTAGGCGATCAGGTAACGGATCAAATATTTATACACTTGATAAGTACGGGGTTGAAATGGTGCGGGAGTTGAGAGGGGAGGTTCATTGGAATTACAAATGGTCCAATCGAGTTGCGACTTTCGTTTATCATAGTTTGATGTTGGCTCATGTTGAATGTGCCATGTTAGAGCAATCAAAGGCAGACATCCCAATTGGAATAAAAGAATGGATAAATGAAGCAAGAGGAACGTTTCAATATGACAAAAATAAAAGTGCTGTTATTCGACCGGATGGATTGGCTGTTATTGGCTTGAAAAACAGAATCGAAGGTAATTATGGCTTGTTTTTGGAAATGGAACGTACTTATGGAACGAAAGAGGTTATCGAAAAAAAGCTACGAAGGTATAACGACTTTTTAAGCCGAGAGGAATCGGTTAAAAAATATGATCGATATGCAGGTCTAACATACCCAATAGAGAAATGGCGACTAATCTTTATTGCTGGTAATGAGGGACGACAAAAAGAATTGTTACGGTATATGCAAGAAATGGAGAGCCCGCAAGTACCTGTTTATGTCGTGATGTTTGAAGAAGTCTTACAAAATCCATTTGGAGCGATTTATCGGAACATCGAAAATCCTAAGGAGAAAGTGAGGTTATAA
- a CDS encoding conjugal transfer protein produces the protein MVFWVLFLWMFTVSITGLITNNKLKAMVQKGPDSKVQLDQNGATRPEAVEFTKQFAKEYFTWKRGDNERANREGRLKPYLLEGADPQAGLDMHSLQWDANYVQASIVRVKETGKQSADMVLKVDYKLTRQDEGKDVTETIAVPIQTDGKGFIVTGNPQVVKVDNKAKIKVDKDEKQSDEADYKAKQEIRDFLPTFFKSYTTATQKELEYVLHNKDIKGLEGALHFEQIKETKVYVGSKKGTFDVYTIAEMKDAVSESKMTMKYVLTVKKEGKQYIVTDMTVK, from the coding sequence GTGGTCTTCTGGGTACTCTTCTTATGGATGTTCACGGTTTCGATTACCGGGCTTATTACGAATAATAAATTGAAAGCAATGGTGCAAAAGGGGCCGGATTCTAAAGTGCAATTAGATCAGAATGGAGCTACACGGCCAGAAGCGGTAGAATTTACAAAGCAATTTGCAAAGGAATACTTTACCTGGAAACGTGGGGATAACGAGCGTGCTAATAGAGAAGGGCGTTTAAAACCCTATTTATTAGAAGGAGCAGACCCACAAGCTGGATTAGATATGCACAGTCTTCAGTGGGATGCAAATTATGTACAAGCTTCCATTGTGCGGGTAAAAGAGACTGGAAAACAAAGTGCAGATATGGTTCTTAAAGTGGATTATAAACTTACTCGTCAAGATGAAGGGAAAGACGTTACAGAAACAATTGCTGTACCAATTCAAACGGATGGAAAAGGGTTTATTGTAACAGGAAATCCTCAAGTGGTTAAAGTAGACAATAAAGCAAAAATCAAAGTTGATAAAGATGAAAAGCAGTCAGATGAAGCAGATTATAAAGCGAAACAAGAAATTCGCGACTTCTTACCAACTTTCTTCAAGTCTTACACAACAGCGACCCAAAAAGAATTGGAGTATGTATTACACAACAAAGATATTAAAGGGTTAGAAGGAGCGCTACACTTTGAACAAATCAAAGAAACGAAGGTATATGTAGGATCAAAGAAAGGTACGTTTGATGTTTATACAATTGCTGAAATGAAGGATGCTGTTTCAGAATCCAAAATGACAATGAAATATGTATTAACAGTTAAAAAAGAAGGAAAACAATATATCGTCACTGATATGACTGTGAAATAG
- a CDS encoding TcpD family membrane protein: MNLLNNMILGFGLDGAYDWVKTQGKYALGIIIIGLVIFCIAKRAWGFLVTIVIAGGLGFFLVAAPETLEKVGSFLGGMLGM; encoded by the coding sequence ATGAATTTATTAAATAATATGATACTAGGATTTGGTTTGGATGGAGCGTATGACTGGGTTAAAACACAAGGGAAATATGCTTTAGGGATTATCATTATTGGGTTAGTTATCTTTTGTATTGCGAAGCGGGCATGGGGCTTCCTTGTTACAATTGTTATCGCGGGTGGCCTTGGATTCTTCCTTGTAGCAGCACCAGAAACTCTTGAAAAAGTAGGATCATTCTTAGGTGGAATGTTAGGAATGTAA
- a CDS encoding TcpE family conjugal transfer membrane protein: MEEKSKPFIVYTFGSYMKYERRQYELLGYRLPRPVSWKMLGYYALIVLVFVILRVFPLTSWFIGPIADEFWLPYYIIIPGFAVWGLDTYKTDGKSFLVFARSWILFKLRPHKMSRFIKFEKPKKYVFESPIFIRYRESDIVPIIPTSQGEVEDYPLTLIEQETEEFETMRLEEDEWY, from the coding sequence ATGGAAGAAAAATCAAAACCTTTTATTGTATATACTTTCGGAAGTTATATGAAATATGAACGTCGCCAATATGAATTATTAGGCTATCGTCTTCCACGACCTGTGTCGTGGAAGATGTTAGGCTATTATGCCTTAATAGTATTGGTGTTTGTTATATTAAGAGTTTTCCCATTAACTTCTTGGTTTATTGGACCAATTGCAGATGAATTTTGGCTTCCATATTATATTATCATTCCAGGTTTTGCAGTTTGGGGCTTAGATACGTATAAAACAGATGGTAAGTCATTTTTAGTGTTTGCTAGATCATGGATTTTATTTAAATTAAGGCCACATAAAATGTCACGCTTTATAAAGTTTGAAAAACCAAAAAAATATGTTTTTGAAAGTCCTATTTTCATTCGTTACCGTGAATCGGATATTGTTCCTATTATACCTACGAGTCAAGGGGAGGTTGAAGATTACCCGTTGACTTTAATAGAACAAGAGACAGAAGAATTCGAAACAATGCGTTTAGAAGAAGACGAATGGTATTAA